In Paenibacillus phoenicis, one genomic interval encodes:
- a CDS encoding glutamine--tRNA ligase/YqeY domain fusion protein, whose protein sequence is MERLIPVENNFTPPNFIKNIISEDLKSGKVKTVVTRFPPEPNGYLHIGHAKAIWINFALADEFGGRTHLRFDDTNPVKEDVEYVNSIKEDVKWLGFEWEELHFASDYFEEMYNRAVLLIKKGKAYVDDLSADQIREMRGTLTEPGKNSPYRDRSVEENLDLFERMRNGEFKDGEKVLRAKIDMASPNINLRDPVIYRIVHATHHNTGDKWCIYPMYTFAHPLEDAIEGITHSLCSTEFEDQRPFYDWTIAETEMPHVSRQYEFGRLNLTQTVTSKRKLKKLVDEGIVDGWDDPRMPTISGLRRRGYTPEAIKAFVYETGISKNFGNVDPKMLEHFIREDLKLKAPRTMAVLDPLKVVITNYPEGQIEWLDAENNPENPDMGSRKIPFSREIYIERDDFMENPPSKYFRLFPGNEVRLKNAYFVKCNDVIKDADGNVVEIHCTYDPETKSGTGFTGRKVKGTIHWVEATQAVPAEFRLYEPLILEEEAEKTADVALEETVEGLVDEELRDAAEPAAEAAEEKSFLDLINPNSLTIAHGFIEPNMKDAKPQDKFQFFRHGYFNVDTKYSKPGQPVFNRIVSLKSSFQLPKA, encoded by the coding sequence ATGGAAAGGTTGATACCCGTGGAAAACAACTTCACCCCTCCCAATTTTATTAAAAACATCATTTCGGAAGATTTGAAATCCGGCAAGGTGAAAACCGTAGTTACGCGGTTCCCGCCGGAACCAAACGGTTACCTACATATCGGACACGCCAAAGCGATCTGGATCAACTTCGCGTTGGCGGACGAGTTCGGCGGACGGACACACCTGCGGTTTGACGACACCAACCCGGTTAAAGAAGATGTAGAGTACGTCAACTCGATTAAGGAAGACGTGAAATGGCTGGGCTTCGAGTGGGAAGAGCTGCATTTTGCGTCGGATTATTTTGAAGAGATGTATAATCGTGCCGTGCTGCTGATCAAGAAAGGCAAAGCTTACGTTGATGATCTCAGTGCGGACCAAATTCGCGAGATGCGCGGAACGCTCACCGAGCCGGGGAAAAACAGCCCATATCGCGACCGATCGGTTGAGGAAAACCTTGACCTGTTCGAACGGATGCGGAACGGTGAGTTTAAGGATGGGGAAAAGGTGCTGCGTGCGAAAATCGATATGGCGTCGCCGAACATCAACCTGCGTGACCCTGTCATTTACCGGATCGTGCATGCAACCCATCATAACACCGGCGACAAATGGTGTATTTATCCGATGTACACGTTTGCTCATCCGTTGGAGGATGCGATCGAGGGCATAACCCATTCCTTATGCTCGACCGAGTTTGAGGATCAACGCCCGTTCTATGATTGGACGATCGCCGAAACGGAAATGCCGCACGTGTCCCGTCAATACGAATTTGGCCGGTTGAATTTGACGCAAACGGTGACCAGCAAGCGGAAGCTGAAAAAGCTGGTGGATGAAGGCATCGTTGACGGTTGGGACGATCCGCGGATGCCGACGATTTCCGGTCTGCGCCGCCGCGGCTATACACCGGAAGCGATCAAAGCGTTCGTCTACGAAACCGGGATTTCCAAAAATTTCGGGAACGTGGATCCGAAAATGCTGGAGCATTTTATCCGCGAGGATTTGAAATTGAAAGCTCCGCGGACGATGGCGGTGCTGGACCCGCTGAAGGTTGTGATCACCAACTATCCAGAAGGACAAATCGAATGGCTGGATGCGGAGAACAATCCTGAAAATCCGGACATGGGCAGCCGTAAAATTCCGTTCTCGCGGGAGATATACATCGAACGGGACGACTTCATGGAGAATCCGCCGAGCAAATATTTCCGTTTGTTCCCGGGCAACGAAGTCCGTCTGAAAAATGCTTACTTCGTGAAATGCAACGATGTGATCAAGGATGCGGACGGCAATGTGGTGGAGATCCACTGCACGTATGATCCGGAAACGAAGAGCGGCACCGGCTTCACCGGCCGTAAAGTGAAAGGCACCATCCACTGGGTGGAGGCTACTCAAGCGGTACCTGCCGAATTCCGGTTGTACGAACCGCTGATCCTGGAAGAGGAAGCGGAGAAGACGGCAGACGTGGCGTTGGAGGAAACGGTGGAGGGCCTGGTTGATGAGGAGCTGCGCGATGCTGCGGAACCGGCCGCTGAAGCTGCCGAGGAGAAATCGTTCCTCGATCTCATCAACCCGAACTCGCTGACGATTGCTCACGGATTCATAGAGCCTAACATGAAGGATGCCAAGCCGCAGGATAAATTCCAATTCTTCCGGCACGGGTATTTTAACGTGGATACGAAATATTCGAAGCCGGGTCAACCGGTGTTTAACCGTATCGTGTCGCTGAAAAGCTCGTTCCAATTGCCGAAGGCCTAA
- a CDS encoding GNAT family N-acetyltransferase, translated as MNHREIWTRLSEMRDAAALIEIDKITWDYNNTPAEKMEWESREQYLQSCPPGSQIVAGIGEEICGYIGFKPPTPLPSNQHVLELNIAIHPKYQRQGIGRVLMDALVKLAAERGVRKLSLRVLASNPGAIAFYKNCGFVEQGRLVEEFLINGTYVDDILMWRKV; from the coding sequence ATGAATCACCGTGAAATCTGGACGCGTCTATCGGAAATGCGTGATGCGGCCGCTTTAATAGAAATTGACAAGATCACCTGGGATTATAACAACACGCCAGCGGAAAAAATGGAATGGGAGTCGAGGGAGCAGTATTTGCAGAGCTGCCCGCCGGGAAGCCAGATTGTGGCTGGGATTGGCGAGGAGATCTGCGGCTATATCGGTTTTAAGCCGCCGACCCCGCTGCCCAGCAACCAACATGTGCTTGAGCTGAACATCGCGATCCATCCGAAGTACCAGCGGCAGGGCATAGGGCGGGTGCTGATGGATGCCTTGGTGAAGTTGGCGGCCGAGCGGGGCGTGCGTAAGTTGTCGCTGCGCGTGCTCGCCAGCAATCCAGGGGCCATCGCTTTTTACAAAAACTGCGGGTTTGTGGAACAGGGCCGGCTTGTTGAAGAATTTTTGATTAACGGAACGTATGTTGACGATATATTAATGTGGAGAAAGGTTTAG
- a CDS encoding MFS transporter — translation MRWLQSYPREVKVFLIASLISSAGGSLMWPLVTMFVFKVLGRTVTDAGLVILVMSVGGIAGQLLGGALYHRLGVKRLIVGGLALTALFLMLLPYGSGNWHLFMLLMLLVGFFNATTMPAIQAFIGFRFAEQRGELFNVIYVANNIGVALGTAISGFLAQISYDLSFILNGLTSAGFALFFWFYLNKVQKTQGELQVQKRKKTVEGQSVWTLIRWYPVYLFMGVGSFFLWLGNCIWNNGVSPYIISQGMPEWNYSILWTLNGLLIFVGQPFTLWIKRTFAGSPQAQMTASAIFYMLGYATILSFHTYPSMVAAMVLTTFGEMLISPAIPSFISDRTGKAAPFYLGLVGGMGAAGRVAGPYAMGMLFDWNGLTPVAWLAVGIAALSVVSFLVHAAVNRESGPQLSGLAE, via the coding sequence ATGAGATGGCTGCAGTCTTATCCGCGGGAAGTCAAGGTGTTTTTAATCGCAAGCTTGATCAGCTCGGCCGGCGGTTCGTTGATGTGGCCTTTGGTCACGATGTTCGTGTTTAAAGTGCTGGGGCGGACAGTGACAGATGCCGGTCTGGTTATCCTCGTCATGTCCGTCGGCGGGATTGCAGGTCAGCTGCTGGGCGGAGCGCTGTACCATCGTTTAGGCGTCAAGCGCTTGATCGTTGGCGGTCTTGCTTTGACGGCACTATTCCTGATGCTGCTGCCCTACGGAAGCGGGAATTGGCATTTGTTTATGCTGCTGATGCTGCTGGTTGGTTTTTTTAATGCCACGACGATGCCGGCCATCCAAGCGTTTATCGGCTTTCGTTTTGCCGAGCAGCGCGGGGAACTGTTTAATGTCATTTACGTCGCCAACAATATTGGTGTGGCTTTGGGGACGGCGATCAGCGGGTTTTTGGCACAGATATCGTATGACCTCAGTTTTATTTTGAATGGACTCACATCGGCGGGGTTTGCCTTGTTTTTTTGGTTTTATTTGAACAAAGTTCAAAAAACTCAAGGCGAGCTGCAAGTGCAGAAGCGCAAAAAAACGGTGGAAGGACAAAGCGTCTGGACGCTGATACGCTGGTATCCTGTTTACCTGTTTATGGGCGTGGGGTCGTTTTTTCTCTGGCTCGGGAACTGTATTTGGAACAACGGCGTATCGCCGTATATCATCTCCCAAGGCATGCCGGAGTGGAATTATAGTATTCTCTGGACGCTGAACGGTTTATTGATTTTTGTGGGGCAACCTTTTACTTTATGGATAAAGCGGACCTTTGCCGGTTCCCCGCAAGCCCAAATGACGGCGAGTGCCATATTCTACATGCTGGGTTACGCTACAATCTTAAGCTTTCATACGTACCCGAGCATGGTTGCGGCAATGGTGCTCACCACCTTCGGCGAAATGCTGATCTCTCCGGCGATTCCGTCGTTTATCTCTGACCGGACAGGGAAGGCGGCGCCGTTTTACCTCGGTTTGGTTGGCGGGATGGGAGCGGCTGGCCGCGTTGCTGGACCTTATGCGATGGGCATGCTGTTTGACTGGAACGGACTTACGCCGGTCGCTTGGCTGGCAGTGGGCATTGCGGCGCTATCGGTGGTATCCTTCTTGGTGCATGCCGCTGTGAACCGGGAGAGTGGACCGCAGCTGTCGGGTTTGGCTGAGTGA